A window from Leptothermofonsia sichuanensis E412 encodes these proteins:
- a CDS encoding PhzF family phenazine biosynthesis protein, with the protein MTPRQFFIVDVFAEAKYAGNQLAVFTDAGDLTTEQMQQIAREMNFSETTFILSPEVQDGGYPVRIFTPGQELPFAGHPTLGTAFILQQELIRQPVETVTLNLKVGPIPVNILYDNQQPAVLWMRQNPPGFGAILPTEVIAPVLNLEIDDFDIRFPIQEVSTGVPFIITPLKSLAALQRIKVNVDLLFDLVEPLQAKMIFAFCPEARNPTNQFSARMFAHAVGISEDPATGSANGCLAGYLAHYDYWNRIEGKGNGVPGTAGSGQKISSLLPDRPLPSSLSSPHLVEANVEQGYEIGRPSLLLLRARKTETTIEIFVGGSVILVARGEFV; encoded by the coding sequence ATGACCCCTCGCCAATTTTTTATTGTTGATGTCTTTGCTGAAGCGAAGTATGCCGGAAACCAACTGGCGGTCTTCACCGATGCCGGTGACCTCACCACCGAACAGATGCAGCAAATCGCCAGAGAAATGAACTTTTCAGAGACAACGTTCATCCTGTCACCAGAAGTCCAGGATGGGGGATACCCGGTGCGGATCTTCACCCCTGGTCAGGAGTTACCGTTTGCCGGACATCCCACCCTGGGAACCGCATTTATTTTGCAGCAGGAATTGATCCGGCAGCCCGTGGAGACGGTCACGCTGAACTTGAAGGTGGGTCCCATCCCTGTCAACATTCTCTACGACAATCAGCAACCTGCTGTGCTGTGGATGCGGCAAAATCCTCCTGGGTTTGGAGCAATCCTGCCTACTGAAGTCATCGCACCTGTGCTTAACCTGGAGATTGATGATTTTGATATCCGCTTTCCGATTCAGGAAGTGTCCACTGGCGTCCCCTTCATCATCACACCCCTGAAGAGTCTGGCAGCTTTGCAGCGAATCAAGGTCAATGTCGATCTCCTGTTTGACCTGGTTGAACCCCTGCAAGCAAAGATGATCTTTGCTTTTTGCCCGGAGGCGCGGAATCCTACCAATCAGTTCAGTGCCCGCATGTTTGCCCATGCAGTAGGCATTTCCGAAGACCCGGCAACTGGCAGCGCCAATGGTTGTTTGGCTGGATACCTGGCGCACTACGATTATTGGAATCGGATAGAGGGTAAAGGGAATGGGGTACCGGGGACAGCCGGTAGTGGTCAGAAAATAAGTTCTCTCTTACCCGATAGACCTCTCCCCTCCTCCCTCTCCTCTCCCCATCTGGTAGAAGCAAACGTAGAACAGGGCTATGAAATCGGCAGACCTTCTCTGCTTCTGTTAAGGGCACGAAAAACAGAAACAACGATTGAAATTTTTGTCGGTGGATCAGTGATATTGGTTGCTCGCGGAGAGTTTGTTTAG